From Myxocyprinus asiaticus isolate MX2 ecotype Aquarium Trade chromosome 25, UBuf_Myxa_2, whole genome shotgun sequence, one genomic window encodes:
- the LOC127415774 gene encoding interphotoreceptor matrix proteoglycan 1 isoform X2 codes for MGLHVRLKVIMSLKCGRLFTLLLFILPVTGIKDGRRENPLETLQAINLTNMSNPSKQNSGVRSLFEMERHRIKRSEFFHSEVKVCPQETVREVIASHKAYYTLRVCQEAVWEAFRIFLDRIPSSSEYQKWVQACQHESLCISDLAMNFSNSQEHIDMVYRRVNLNNEKLLERKVTEKPATDETQGMEGPVEVLTKAAVDDSVPTAESTTVSTTTHTSTASQELDLQNVVPETPVHQVIEFSVTLMDSGYQEILRDKDSPQYHDLSLHLQDQMQHVLDGLPGFMDVQVLRISETEPYEGAGGISVVYTVVFETTVLNVADESLNTGTVVSSTGPSLKDTIVKALIEKSSLLDLDSLTFETGKDQSSTRTPVFEVSEDITAKPFDEDSYDDVSFTTKETVVEVHFSSDVDQNALDTILDQTTAAELAITTTHNPTQPITEPENGAVIIHLLETIQGETGELIIDILPVPPVEEAPSVDESKSLVIVDEDKNPAPSSSHDVSTLYPSDELPGNTEKPSLDSDFNFNTIPEDDIIVTTTHILFTTATTFSPRSDEPKLPVTTDFAITLQPSTEPIDPITEVTDSNEILDVIQPVDTRTVVREEEDTEVLTTEPEENAKTEVDIPEVVTIESVAVIGSEEDTKVLQETVALEDQVLRPEEVTIVTELQAEYDTLEPEGTVEVAGSEKDEVGKSSEQDEVAGQEEKDVVAKPDKKVVKEESKVEVKEHSTDKEVKVEQKEDVQVTELGTIVEEVRPEEEPRLIEIKEEEGEVVEPQKEADVSETAEVTEYGKDIKIDDSDVEIASEVPEPTKGPTEHPAEMIKIKPPESSVTEIYLVEHMDNYQPEETGNLPFVPVDDVQPGIDFSKPEHVEDTGLEDQLSKTEVEEFPEISDMVTEDKTTEPEETVTDVHPTESLPEIIIESASKKDEDLLFVIAKKKEPELIVMEEDTKAEDVPIEHEKGTASLPMEETTSLPVEETASLPMEETALVPMEETPSLPVEETASLPMKETALLPMEETTSLPVEETASLPMEVTASLPVEVTALLPMEETPSLTVVETAKSPVEETASLPVEVTASLPVEETASLLVEVTASLPMDETASLPMEENVSVPMDVTALLPIEETISLPEEETASLPLATDSPLTTMSADLGPFEVVLIDTPVITSTPVEEDSDSPTERVESPVVQDTVLKELEVVRVQKVEIEDPSINSKVLATELDQMDVVSTETIDLLSYDGGYSFPNEGHPLQTTHAPSLKYLTTPSMTTATKGKELVVFFSLRVTNVMFSEDLFNKSSAEYRSLENRFVELLLPYLQYNLTGFKQLEILNFRNGSVVVNSKMKFAKSVPYNITQAVQGVLEDFCDAAAQRLDIKIDSHSLDIEPADEADPCKFFACNEFSKCVVNRWTKEAQCMCEPGYVTLNGLPCQSLCVVQPDFCLNGGKCEILPGHGAACRDRQQSTIPGLMS; via the exons ACGGAAGAAGGGAAAACCCATTAGAGACCCTTCAAGCTATCAACTTAACAAACATGTCAAACCCATCAAAGCAGAATTCAGGGGTCAGATCTTTATTTGAAATGGAACGACATCGAATCAAGAGGTCAGAATTCTTCCACTCAGAGGTGAAAGTTTGTCCACAGGAGACGGTGAGAGAGGTCATAGCAAGCCATAAAGCATACTACACACTTAGAG TTTGTCAGGAGGCAGTGTGGGAGGCATTCCGGATCTTTCTAGACAGAATTCCCAGCAGCTCAGAATATCAGAAATGGGTCCAGGCATGTCAGCATGAGTCACTGTGCATCTCTGATCTTGCTATGAACTTCAGCAATTCTCAGGAACATATTGATATGGTCTACAGG AGGGTTAATCTGAATAATGAGAAATTGCTAGAACG AAAAGTAACTGAAAAGCCAGCAACAGATGAAACGCAAGGAATGGAAG GTCCAGTGGAAGTTCTGACTAAAGCAGCCGTAGATGACTCTGTTCCCACAGCCGAATCTACTACTGTCAGCACTACAACACACACCTCCACTGCCTCACAG GAGTTGGACCTTCAGAACGTGGTTCCAGAAACTCCCGTTCATCAGGTGATAGAGTTTAGCGTTACACTGATGGACTCTGGGTACCAAGAGATACTGAGAGACAAAGATTCACCTCAGTATCATGACCTATCACTACATCTCCAAGATCAG aTGCAACATGTTTTGGATGGCCTACCTGGATTTATGGATGTCCAAGTGTTAAGAATTAG TGAGACAGAACCATATGAAGG GGCTGGAGGAATATCAGTGGTCTACACAGTGGTTTTTGAGACTACTGTACTTAACGTTGCTGATGAAAGTTTAAACACTGGCACAGTGGTTTCATCTACAGGACCAAGTCTGAAGGATACAATAGTTAAAGCACTGATTGAAAAGTCATCTCTTCTTGATCTTGATTCGCTGACCTTTGAGACAG GAAAAGACCAATCCTCAACCAGAACGCCTGTTTTTGAGGTATCTGAAGACATTACAGCTAAG CCCTTTGATGAAGACTCATATGATGACGTCAGTTTTACAACAAAAGAAACAGTGGTTGAAGTTCATTTTTCATCAGATGTTGATCAGAATGCTCTGGATACAATTTTGGATCAAACAACTGCTGCAGAGTTAGCCATCACCACAACCCATAACCCAACACAACCAATAACTGAACCTGAAAATGGGGCTGTCATCATACACCTGCTAGAAACTATTCAAGGTGAAACTGGCGAGCTCATAATAGACATTTTACCTGTTCCACCTGTAGAGGAAGCTCCAAGTGTGGATGAAAGCAAATCATTAGTCATTGTTGATGAAGACAAGAATCCGGCTCCATCATCTTCACATGATGTCTCAACATTATACCCAAGCGACGAACTGCCTGGAAATACAGAGAAACCTTCATTAGATAGTGACTTTAATTTCAACACAATTCCAGAGGATGACATCATAGTAACTACCACCCACATTTTGTTCACCACCGCAACAACGTTTAGTCCAAGGTCTGACGAACCAAAGTTGCCTGTCACTACTGACTTTGCCATCACCTTACAACCTTCAACTGAACCAATTGATCCAATAACCGAAGTAACAGATTCTAATGAAATTCTAGATGTGATTCAACCAGTAGACACTAGGACAGTAGTAAGGGAGGAAGAGGACACTGAAGTATTAACAACTGAACCAGAGGAAAATGCTAAGACTGAGGTTGATATACCTGAGGTTGTGACAATAGAGTCTGTAGCAGTAATTGGATCTGAGGAAGATACTAAGGTACTGCAAGAAACTGTGGCTTTAGAAGATCAGGTATTAAGACCTGAAGAAGTGACTATTGTAACAGAACTTCAAGCTGAGTATGATACATTAGAACCTGAGGGAACAGTTGAGGTAGCAGGATCAGAGAAAGATGAGGTTGGAAAATCAAGCGAACAAGATGAGGTAGCAGGACAAGAGGAAAAGGATGTGGTAGCAAAACCAGACAAAAAAGTAGTTAAAGAAGAATCAAAAGTAGAAGTTAAGGAACATAGCACTGACAAAGAAGTGAAAGTGGAACAAAAGGAGGATGTTCAGGTAACAGAACTAGGAACCATAGTAGAGGAAGTACGACCTGAAGAGGAACCTCGTTTAATAGAAATTAAAGAAGAAGAGGGTGAGGTGGTGGAACCTCAGAAAGAGGCTGATGTATCAGAAACTGCTGAGGTAACAGAATATGGAAAAGACATCAAAATTGATGATTCTGATGTGGAGATCGCAAGTGAAGTCCCTGAACCTACTAAAGGACCAACAGAACATCCTGCAGAGATGATTAAGATTAAACCACCAGAGTCCTCTGTAACAGAAATTTACCTTGTTGAGCACATGGACAATTACCAGCCTGAAGAAACTGGTAATTTGCCCTTTGTGCCAGTTGATGATGTTCAACCAGGGATAGACTTTAGTAAACCTGAACATGTGGAAGACACTGGCCTTGAGGACCAACTCTCCAAAACTGAGGTTGAGGAATTTCCTGAGATTTCAGATATGGTTACAGAGGACAAGACCACAGAACCAGAAGAGACTGTGACTGATGTTCATCCTACTGAGTCTCTACCTGAAATTATCATAGAATCAGCCTCGAAGAAAGATGAAGACTTACTATTTGTTATTGCCAAAAAGAAGGAGCCAGAACTCATAGTGATGG AGGAAGACACTAAGGCAGAGGATGTCCCTATAGAACATGAGAAAGGGACTGCATCACTACCCATGGAGGAGACCACATCACTACCTGTGGAGGAAACTGCTTCCCTGCCTATGGAGGAGACTGCATTAGTGCCTATGGAGGAGACTCCATCATTACCTGTGGAGGAAACTGCTTCCCTGCCTATGAAGGAGACTGCATTACTACCTATGGAGGAAACTACATCATTACCTGTGGAGGAAACTGCTTCACTGCCTATGGAGGTGACTGCATCACTACCTGTGGAGGTGACTGCATTATTACCTATGGAGGAGACCCCATCATTAACTGTTGTGGAAACTGCAAAATCACCTGTGGAGGAAACTGCTTCACTGCCTGTGGAGGTGACTGCATCATTACCTGTGGAGGAGACTGCATCATTACTTGTGGAAGTGACTGCATCACTACCTATGGATGAAACTGCTTCACTGCCTATGGAGGAGAATGTTTCAGTACCTATGGATGTGACTGCATTATTACCTATTGAGGAGACTATTTCACTACCTGAGGAGGAGACTGCATCATTACCACTTGCAACTGATTCTCCCTTGACAACTATGTCCGCAGACCTTGGACCTTTTGAAGTAGTTTTAATAGATACACCTGTCATTACTTCAACACCTGTGGAAGAGGATTCTGATTCGCCAACTGAAAGAGTGGAATCACCTGTTGTCCAGGACACTGTACTTAAGGAGTTAGAAGTTGTAAGAGTTCAGAAGGTGGAAATTGAGGACCCCTCAATTAATTCAAAAGTTCTAGCCACTGAGTTAGACCAAATGGATGTAGTAAGTACAGAGACCATTGACTTGTTGAGTTATGATGGTGGATATTCTTTTCCAAATGAAGGACATCCATTGCAGACAACACATGCACCATCACTGAAGTACTTGACAACTCCCTCAATGACCACAGCTACCAAAGGCAAAGAGCTAGTAGTGTTTTTCAGTTTGCGTGTTACAAACGTGATGTTCTCAGAAGATCTTTTCAATAAGAGCTCAGCAGAATATAGATCACTGGAAAACAGATTTGTGGAACTG CTACTCCCGTACCTACAGTACAACCTAACAGGCTTTAAGCAGTTAGAAATCCTAAACTTCAGAAATGGAAGCGTGGTGGTCAACAGCAAGATGAAATTTGCCAAGTCTGTGCCGTATAACATTACTCAGGCTGTCCAAGGAGTCTTGGAGGACTTCTGTGATGCTGCGGCCCAGCGTCTGGACATAAAGATTGATAGCCATTCCTTAGATATAGAACCAG CTGATGAAGCGGATCCTTGCAAGTTTTTTGCCTGCAATGAGTTTTCCAAATGTGTGGTGAACCGGTGGACAAAGGAAGCTCAATGTATGTGTGAGCCCGGCTACGTAACGCTGAATGGACTGCCATGTCAAAGTCTCTGTGTTGTCCAGCCTGATTTCTGTCTGAATGGAGGAAAGTGTGAGATTTTACCAGGGCATGGTGCTGCTTGCAG aGACAGACAGCAGTCCACCATACCAGGACTGATGAGTTAA
- the LOC127415774 gene encoding interphotoreceptor matrix proteoglycan 1 isoform X1, translated as MGLHVRLKVIMSLKCGRLFTLLLFILPVTGIKDGRRENPLETLQAINLTNMSNPSKQNSGVRSLFEMERHRIKRSEFFHSEVKVCPQETVREVIASHKAYYTLRVCQEAVWEAFRIFLDRIPSSSEYQKWVQACQHESLCISDLAMNFSNSQEHIDMVYRRVNLNNEKLLERKVTEKPATDETQGMEGPVEVLTKAAVDDSVPTAESTTVSTTTHTSTASQELDLQNVVPETPVHQVIEFSVTLMDSGYQEILRDKDSPQYHDLSLHLQDQMQHVLDGLPGFMDVQVLRISETEPYEGAGGISVVYTVVFETTVLNVADESLNTGTVVSSTGPSLKDTIVKALIEKSSLLDLDSLTFETGKDQSSTRTPVFEVSEDITAKPFDEDSYDDVSFTTKETVVEVHFSSDVDQNALDTILDQTTAAELAITTTHNPTQPITEPENGAVIIHLLETIQGETGELIIDILPVPPVEEAPSVDESKSLVIVDEDKNPAPSSSHDVSTLYPSDELPGNTEKPSLDSDFNFNTIPEDDIIVTTTHILFTTATTFSPRSDEPKLPVTTDFAITLQPSTEPIDPITEVTDSNEILDVIQPVDTRTVVREEEDTEVLTTEPEENAKTEVDIPEVVTIESVAVIGSEEDTKVLQETVALEDQVLRPEEVTIVTELQAEYDTLEPEGTVEVAGSEKDEVGKSSEQDEVAGQEEKDVVAKPDKKVVKEESKVEVKEHSTDKEVKVEQKEDVQVTELGTIVEEVRPEEEPRLIEIKEEEGEVVEPQKEADVSETAEVTEYGKDIKIDDSDVEIASEVPEPTKGPTEHPAEMIKIKPPESSVTEIYLVEHMDNYQPEETGNLPFVPVDDVQPGIDFSKPEHVEDTGLEDQLSKTEVEEFPEISDMVTEDKTTEPEETVTDVHPTESLPEIIIESASKKDEDLLFVIAKKKEPELIVMEEDTKAEDVPIEHEKGTASLPMEETTSLPVEETASLPMEETALVPMEETPSLPVEETASLPMKETALLPMEETTSLPVEETASLPMEVTASLPVEVTALLPMEETPSLTVVETAKSPVEETASLPVEVTASLPVEETASLLVEVTASLPMDETASLPMEENVSVPMDVTALLPIEETISLPEEETASLPLATDSPLTTMSADLGPFEVVLIDTPVITSTPVEEDSDSPTERVESPVVQDTVLKELEVVRVQKVEIEDPSINSKVLATELDQMDVVSTETIDLLSYDGGYSFPNEGHPLQTTHAPSLKYLTTPSMTTATKGKELVVFFSLRVTNVMFSEDLFNKSSAEYRSLENRFVELLLPYLQYNLTGFKQLEILNFRNGSVVVNSKMKFAKSVPYNITQAVQGVLEDFCDAAAQRLDIKIDSHSLDIEPADEADPCKFFACNEFSKCVVNRWTKEAQCMCEPGYVTLNGLPCQSLCVVQPDFCLNGGKCEILPGHGAACRCPVGKFWHFIGERCAELVLLPLDPFLSLVCLAGALAFLYAIISLMLSMCRKCVRTRKTLTLVDRQQSTIPGLMS; from the exons ACGGAAGAAGGGAAAACCCATTAGAGACCCTTCAAGCTATCAACTTAACAAACATGTCAAACCCATCAAAGCAGAATTCAGGGGTCAGATCTTTATTTGAAATGGAACGACATCGAATCAAGAGGTCAGAATTCTTCCACTCAGAGGTGAAAGTTTGTCCACAGGAGACGGTGAGAGAGGTCATAGCAAGCCATAAAGCATACTACACACTTAGAG TTTGTCAGGAGGCAGTGTGGGAGGCATTCCGGATCTTTCTAGACAGAATTCCCAGCAGCTCAGAATATCAGAAATGGGTCCAGGCATGTCAGCATGAGTCACTGTGCATCTCTGATCTTGCTATGAACTTCAGCAATTCTCAGGAACATATTGATATGGTCTACAGG AGGGTTAATCTGAATAATGAGAAATTGCTAGAACG AAAAGTAACTGAAAAGCCAGCAACAGATGAAACGCAAGGAATGGAAG GTCCAGTGGAAGTTCTGACTAAAGCAGCCGTAGATGACTCTGTTCCCACAGCCGAATCTACTACTGTCAGCACTACAACACACACCTCCACTGCCTCACAG GAGTTGGACCTTCAGAACGTGGTTCCAGAAACTCCCGTTCATCAGGTGATAGAGTTTAGCGTTACACTGATGGACTCTGGGTACCAAGAGATACTGAGAGACAAAGATTCACCTCAGTATCATGACCTATCACTACATCTCCAAGATCAG aTGCAACATGTTTTGGATGGCCTACCTGGATTTATGGATGTCCAAGTGTTAAGAATTAG TGAGACAGAACCATATGAAGG GGCTGGAGGAATATCAGTGGTCTACACAGTGGTTTTTGAGACTACTGTACTTAACGTTGCTGATGAAAGTTTAAACACTGGCACAGTGGTTTCATCTACAGGACCAAGTCTGAAGGATACAATAGTTAAAGCACTGATTGAAAAGTCATCTCTTCTTGATCTTGATTCGCTGACCTTTGAGACAG GAAAAGACCAATCCTCAACCAGAACGCCTGTTTTTGAGGTATCTGAAGACATTACAGCTAAG CCCTTTGATGAAGACTCATATGATGACGTCAGTTTTACAACAAAAGAAACAGTGGTTGAAGTTCATTTTTCATCAGATGTTGATCAGAATGCTCTGGATACAATTTTGGATCAAACAACTGCTGCAGAGTTAGCCATCACCACAACCCATAACCCAACACAACCAATAACTGAACCTGAAAATGGGGCTGTCATCATACACCTGCTAGAAACTATTCAAGGTGAAACTGGCGAGCTCATAATAGACATTTTACCTGTTCCACCTGTAGAGGAAGCTCCAAGTGTGGATGAAAGCAAATCATTAGTCATTGTTGATGAAGACAAGAATCCGGCTCCATCATCTTCACATGATGTCTCAACATTATACCCAAGCGACGAACTGCCTGGAAATACAGAGAAACCTTCATTAGATAGTGACTTTAATTTCAACACAATTCCAGAGGATGACATCATAGTAACTACCACCCACATTTTGTTCACCACCGCAACAACGTTTAGTCCAAGGTCTGACGAACCAAAGTTGCCTGTCACTACTGACTTTGCCATCACCTTACAACCTTCAACTGAACCAATTGATCCAATAACCGAAGTAACAGATTCTAATGAAATTCTAGATGTGATTCAACCAGTAGACACTAGGACAGTAGTAAGGGAGGAAGAGGACACTGAAGTATTAACAACTGAACCAGAGGAAAATGCTAAGACTGAGGTTGATATACCTGAGGTTGTGACAATAGAGTCTGTAGCAGTAATTGGATCTGAGGAAGATACTAAGGTACTGCAAGAAACTGTGGCTTTAGAAGATCAGGTATTAAGACCTGAAGAAGTGACTATTGTAACAGAACTTCAAGCTGAGTATGATACATTAGAACCTGAGGGAACAGTTGAGGTAGCAGGATCAGAGAAAGATGAGGTTGGAAAATCAAGCGAACAAGATGAGGTAGCAGGACAAGAGGAAAAGGATGTGGTAGCAAAACCAGACAAAAAAGTAGTTAAAGAAGAATCAAAAGTAGAAGTTAAGGAACATAGCACTGACAAAGAAGTGAAAGTGGAACAAAAGGAGGATGTTCAGGTAACAGAACTAGGAACCATAGTAGAGGAAGTACGACCTGAAGAGGAACCTCGTTTAATAGAAATTAAAGAAGAAGAGGGTGAGGTGGTGGAACCTCAGAAAGAGGCTGATGTATCAGAAACTGCTGAGGTAACAGAATATGGAAAAGACATCAAAATTGATGATTCTGATGTGGAGATCGCAAGTGAAGTCCCTGAACCTACTAAAGGACCAACAGAACATCCTGCAGAGATGATTAAGATTAAACCACCAGAGTCCTCTGTAACAGAAATTTACCTTGTTGAGCACATGGACAATTACCAGCCTGAAGAAACTGGTAATTTGCCCTTTGTGCCAGTTGATGATGTTCAACCAGGGATAGACTTTAGTAAACCTGAACATGTGGAAGACACTGGCCTTGAGGACCAACTCTCCAAAACTGAGGTTGAGGAATTTCCTGAGATTTCAGATATGGTTACAGAGGACAAGACCACAGAACCAGAAGAGACTGTGACTGATGTTCATCCTACTGAGTCTCTACCTGAAATTATCATAGAATCAGCCTCGAAGAAAGATGAAGACTTACTATTTGTTATTGCCAAAAAGAAGGAGCCAGAACTCATAGTGATGG AGGAAGACACTAAGGCAGAGGATGTCCCTATAGAACATGAGAAAGGGACTGCATCACTACCCATGGAGGAGACCACATCACTACCTGTGGAGGAAACTGCTTCCCTGCCTATGGAGGAGACTGCATTAGTGCCTATGGAGGAGACTCCATCATTACCTGTGGAGGAAACTGCTTCCCTGCCTATGAAGGAGACTGCATTACTACCTATGGAGGAAACTACATCATTACCTGTGGAGGAAACTGCTTCACTGCCTATGGAGGTGACTGCATCACTACCTGTGGAGGTGACTGCATTATTACCTATGGAGGAGACCCCATCATTAACTGTTGTGGAAACTGCAAAATCACCTGTGGAGGAAACTGCTTCACTGCCTGTGGAGGTGACTGCATCATTACCTGTGGAGGAGACTGCATCATTACTTGTGGAAGTGACTGCATCACTACCTATGGATGAAACTGCTTCACTGCCTATGGAGGAGAATGTTTCAGTACCTATGGATGTGACTGCATTATTACCTATTGAGGAGACTATTTCACTACCTGAGGAGGAGACTGCATCATTACCACTTGCAACTGATTCTCCCTTGACAACTATGTCCGCAGACCTTGGACCTTTTGAAGTAGTTTTAATAGATACACCTGTCATTACTTCAACACCTGTGGAAGAGGATTCTGATTCGCCAACTGAAAGAGTGGAATCACCTGTTGTCCAGGACACTGTACTTAAGGAGTTAGAAGTTGTAAGAGTTCAGAAGGTGGAAATTGAGGACCCCTCAATTAATTCAAAAGTTCTAGCCACTGAGTTAGACCAAATGGATGTAGTAAGTACAGAGACCATTGACTTGTTGAGTTATGATGGTGGATATTCTTTTCCAAATGAAGGACATCCATTGCAGACAACACATGCACCATCACTGAAGTACTTGACAACTCCCTCAATGACCACAGCTACCAAAGGCAAAGAGCTAGTAGTGTTTTTCAGTTTGCGTGTTACAAACGTGATGTTCTCAGAAGATCTTTTCAATAAGAGCTCAGCAGAATATAGATCACTGGAAAACAGATTTGTGGAACTG CTACTCCCGTACCTACAGTACAACCTAACAGGCTTTAAGCAGTTAGAAATCCTAAACTTCAGAAATGGAAGCGTGGTGGTCAACAGCAAGATGAAATTTGCCAAGTCTGTGCCGTATAACATTACTCAGGCTGTCCAAGGAGTCTTGGAGGACTTCTGTGATGCTGCGGCCCAGCGTCTGGACATAAAGATTGATAGCCATTCCTTAGATATAGAACCAG CTGATGAAGCGGATCCTTGCAAGTTTTTTGCCTGCAATGAGTTTTCCAAATGTGTGGTGAACCGGTGGACAAAGGAAGCTCAATGTATGTGTGAGCCCGGCTACGTAACGCTGAATGGACTGCCATGTCAAAGTCTCTGTGTTGTCCAGCCTGATTTCTGTCTGAATGGAGGAAAGTGTGAGATTTTACCAGGGCATGGTGCTGCTTGCAG ATGTCCTGTAGGTAAATTCTGGCACTTTATCGGGGAGAGATGTGCAGAACTGGTCTTGCTGCCTCTAGACCCTTTTCTTTCCCTAGTTTGCCTAGCGGGGGCGCTCGCCTTTCTTTATGCCATAATTTCTCTCATGTTATCTATGTGCAGGAAATGTGTACGGACCAGAAAGACACTAACTCTAGT aGACAGACAGCAGTCCACCATACCAGGACTGATGAGTTAA